From Deferrisoma camini S3R1, the proteins below share one genomic window:
- a CDS encoding helix-turn-helix domain-containing protein: protein MHPGNRPAIHFAAFVFWLLLFPLQGPFFALENTPPPPVAAFLLPHAAGLALLGASGALRRMLLPASVGGGVVAAGLTALYPFFPAGHGLVLGVLGAVSAPLAVRVAGALARSDRPLVAGAWALVAANLVLPLAARLPGPPGLRLLAAAAVVLVPLWRPVPPPPAPPSVRLLHGAHLGFLLAIYALNGVFYEKLFPAYARVAWLPGAELAAYAGAVLAAVYLGRGRAKPTLVLGVAFGFAALAVFRTGGAGGVNAGMGLMQGGSGFLDAFVLAYCLGQPDPARGFALGLASVCGGLGLGCLAAHGPWAVGDGVPLLGAFFVNGALLVLYAVSGGDVPGAAPGRDPTGPSAAEGTPTGELVLPRLGAVPLSSREREVAVCMLQGLSNRAIAERLGISPSSVQTYARRIYAKVGVSGREELLERLRPPAAATN from the coding sequence ATGCATCCCGGAAACCGGCCGGCGATCCATTTTGCCGCTTTCGTGTTCTGGCTCCTTCTGTTCCCGCTCCAAGGGCCGTTCTTCGCCCTGGAGAACACCCCCCCTCCGCCGGTCGCCGCGTTCCTGCTTCCCCACGCGGCCGGGCTGGCGCTGCTGGGAGCGAGCGGGGCGCTGCGCCGGATGCTCCTTCCCGCCTCCGTGGGCGGCGGCGTTGTCGCGGCGGGGCTCACCGCCCTGTACCCGTTCTTCCCCGCAGGCCACGGCCTGGTCCTGGGGGTCTTGGGCGCGGTGAGCGCGCCCCTGGCCGTGCGGGTGGCCGGGGCCCTGGCCCGCTCCGACCGCCCCCTCGTCGCGGGGGCCTGGGCTCTGGTGGCGGCCAATCTGGTGCTGCCCCTGGCCGCACGGCTTCCCGGCCCGCCGGGGCTGCGGCTGTTGGCCGCGGCTGCGGTGGTGCTCGTTCCCCTGTGGAGACCCGTGCCCCCGCCGCCAGCCCCCCCGTCGGTGCGGCTTCTCCACGGGGCCCACCTGGGGTTCCTGCTGGCCATCTACGCCCTGAACGGGGTGTTTTACGAGAAACTGTTTCCCGCTTACGCGCGGGTGGCCTGGCTGCCGGGCGCGGAGCTCGCGGCGTACGCGGGGGCGGTGCTGGCCGCGGTGTACCTGGGCCGGGGCCGGGCCAAGCCCACCCTGGTCCTGGGGGTGGCGTTCGGATTCGCCGCGCTCGCGGTGTTTCGAACGGGCGGTGCAGGGGGGGTGAACGCCGGCATGGGCCTCATGCAGGGGGGGTCCGGCTTCCTGGACGCCTTTGTGCTGGCTTACTGCCTGGGGCAGCCCGATCCCGCGCGGGGCTTCGCCCTGGGGCTGGCGAGCGTGTGCGGGGGGCTGGGGCTGGGGTGCCTTGCCGCCCACGGACCGTGGGCGGTGGGGGACGGGGTGCCGCTGCTGGGGGCGTTTTTCGTGAACGGCGCGCTGCTCGTGCTCTACGCCGTATCGGGGGGCGACGTCCCTGGCGCGGCACCGGGCCGGGACCCCACCGGGCCCTCCGCGGCCGAGGGGACTCCGACCGGGGAACTGGTGCTGCCCCGGCTCGGCGCGGTGCCCCTTTCCTCCCGCGAGCGGGAGGTCGCGGTCTGCATGCTCCAGGGGTTGAGCAACCGCGCCATCGCCGAGCGCCTGGGCATCTCGCCCTCGTCGGTCCAGACCTATGCCCGCCGCATCTACGCCAAGGTCGGGGTCTCGGGCCGGGAGGAGCTGCTCGAACGCCTCCGGCCCCCCGCTGCGGCGACCAACTAG
- a CDS encoding RluA family pseudouridine synthase has translation MALAEAEPEAELERVVRHLRIGTAWAGKTVYDAVRTAFPDLDPREVFRKARSGEIRRNARRCRALDRLNAGDTVSVELVRPTRPSVPPADREHVQVDTPAGPFRVVREDPHLLVVSKPPGCASHPALGHAGDTLIERVRAYLGVTPADPFQPALANRLDLETSGIVLVAKTRPAQRRLGRNLQRGRIGKAYLTLVAGWPEPAEGEIRIPLPRHPDSRDRGRHPPGHARTRPVLQEALTRYRTLARYPQPLQVVLLEVDLVTGRTHQIRRHLALAGHPLALDRRYGDPEFNEHLRAVAGLGRMFLHAYRVRLRHPAGGGPLDLTDPLPEDLVASLAAFGGLPSGVDGLAALRAT, from the coding sequence GTGGCCCTGGCCGAGGCCGAACCCGAGGCGGAGCTGGAGCGGGTCGTCCGGCACCTGCGGATCGGCACCGCCTGGGCCGGAAAGACCGTGTACGACGCCGTGCGCACGGCGTTTCCCGACCTGGACCCGCGCGAGGTGTTCCGCAAGGCCCGATCGGGCGAGATCCGGCGGAACGCCCGGCGCTGCCGGGCCCTGGACCGGCTGAACGCGGGGGACACCGTGTCGGTGGAGCTCGTGCGGCCGACCCGGCCTAGCGTCCCCCCGGCCGACCGGGAGCACGTGCAGGTGGACACGCCGGCGGGGCCGTTCCGGGTGGTGAGGGAGGACCCCCACCTGCTCGTGGTGTCGAAGCCGCCGGGATGCGCGAGCCACCCCGCCCTGGGCCACGCCGGCGATACCCTGATCGAGCGGGTCCGCGCCTACCTGGGCGTGACCCCGGCGGACCCGTTCCAGCCGGCCCTGGCCAACCGCCTGGACCTCGAGACCTCCGGGATCGTGCTGGTGGCCAAGACCCGCCCGGCCCAGCGCCGCCTGGGCCGGAACCTCCAGAGGGGCCGGATCGGGAAGGCGTACCTCACCCTCGTGGCCGGCTGGCCCGAGCCGGCCGAGGGGGAGATCCGGATCCCCCTGCCCCGCCACCCGGACTCCCGCGACCGGGGCCGGCACCCTCCGGGCCATGCCCGAACTCGGCCGGTGCTCCAGGAGGCCCTGACCCGGTACCGCACCCTGGCCCGGTACCCCCAGCCCCTGCAAGTGGTCTTGCTCGAGGTGGACCTGGTGACCGGCCGGACCCACCAGATCCGCCGCCATCTGGCCCTGGCCGGCCATCCCCTGGCCCTCGACCGGCGCTACGGCGACCCGGAGTTCAACGAGCACCTGCGAGCCGTGGCCGGCCTGGGCCGGATGTTCCTCCACGCCTATCGGGTGCGGCTCCGCCACCCCGCCGGGGGCGGCCCCCTTGACCTCACCGACCCCTTGCCCGAGGATCTGGTGGCCAGTCTGGCCGCGTTCGGCGGCCTCCCGTCCGGTGTGGACGGCCTGGCCGCCCTTCGGGCCACCTGA
- a CDS encoding TrkH family potassium uptake protein: MNLFALARVLGGLALALTAVLLVPLALSLADGDGTHPTFLAALAASAGLGGGLLALGRRGPAELTHREGFAVVTLGWVLFGLVGALPYRLHGALPTMVDAVFESLSGFTTTGATVLTDIEALPRSLLLWRATTHWLGGMGIIVLGLAILPMLGVGGMQMFRAEVPGPTADRLRPRIQDTAKLLWGVYVALTAVETLLLMLGGLDWFEAVCHAFATMATGGFSTRNASVAGFGSAYVDAVITVFMFLAGVNFALHHAALTGGWRRIRRNEELRAYGLLTLAAVAVLMVSNTARAYPNFWQNLRYSAFQAVSILTTTGFGTADYETWPVVGQVLLVLLMFIGGCAGSTGGGMKVSRVVLIVKHAWAQLWSLIHPRGVRLVKLDGRPVPPEVLQGVLGFFALYLLTVGGGALAMAALGVDPVTAVASVIACVGNIGPGLGGVGPTDTYAHLPQAGKAVLTFCMLAGRLELFTVFVLFFPGAWRR, encoded by the coding sequence ATGAACCTGTTCGCCCTCGCCCGAGTCCTGGGCGGCCTGGCCTTGGCCCTGACCGCCGTGCTGCTGGTGCCGCTGGCCCTCTCGCTGGCCGACGGCGACGGGACCCACCCGACCTTTCTCGCCGCCCTGGCCGCTTCGGCAGGCCTCGGAGGGGGGCTCCTGGCCCTGGGACGGCGGGGCCCGGCCGAGCTCACCCACCGGGAGGGGTTCGCCGTGGTCACCCTGGGCTGGGTCCTGTTCGGGCTGGTGGGCGCCCTGCCCTACCGGCTCCACGGCGCCCTGCCCACCATGGTGGACGCGGTGTTCGAGTCCCTCTCCGGGTTCACCACCACCGGGGCCACCGTGCTCACCGACATCGAGGCCCTGCCCCGGAGCCTGCTGCTATGGCGGGCCACCACCCACTGGCTCGGCGGCATGGGCATCATCGTGCTGGGGCTCGCCATCCTGCCCATGCTCGGGGTCGGCGGCATGCAGATGTTCCGGGCCGAGGTGCCCGGCCCCACCGCGGACCGGCTCCGGCCGCGCATCCAGGACACGGCCAAGCTCCTGTGGGGGGTGTACGTGGCCCTGACCGCGGTGGAGACCCTGCTCCTGATGCTGGGGGGGCTCGACTGGTTCGAGGCGGTGTGCCACGCCTTCGCCACCATGGCCACCGGCGGGTTCAGCACCCGCAACGCCAGCGTGGCCGGGTTCGGCAGCGCCTACGTGGACGCCGTGATCACGGTGTTCATGTTTCTGGCCGGCGTGAACTTCGCCCTGCACCACGCCGCCCTGACCGGCGGGTGGCGCCGCATCCGCCGGAACGAGGAGCTGCGGGCCTACGGGCTGCTGACCCTGGCCGCGGTGGCCGTGCTGATGGTCTCCAACACGGCCCGCGCCTACCCGAACTTCTGGCAGAACCTGCGCTACAGCGCGTTCCAGGCCGTGTCGATCCTGACCACCACGGGGTTCGGCACGGCCGACTACGAGACCTGGCCCGTGGTGGGGCAGGTGCTCCTGGTGCTGCTCATGTTCATCGGGGGGTGCGCCGGCAGCACCGGCGGGGGCATGAAGGTGAGCCGGGTCGTGCTGATCGTCAAGCACGCCTGGGCCCAGCTCTGGTCGCTCATCCATCCCCGGGGGGTGCGGCTGGTGAAGCTGGACGGCCGGCCCGTGCCCCCCGAGGTGCTCCAGGGGGTGCTGGGGTTCTTCGCCCTCTACCTCCTGACCGTCGGCGGGGGCGCCCTGGCCATGGCCGCCCTCGGCGTGGACCCGGTCACGGCCGTGGCGTCGGTGATCGCCTGCGTGGGCAACATCGGGCCCGGGCTCGGGGGGGTGGGCCCGACCGACACCTACGCCCACCTGCCCCAGGCCGGCAAGGCCGTGCTCACCTTCTGCATGCTGGCCGGCCGGCTCGAGCTGTTCACGGTGTTCGTGCTGTTCTTCCCCGGGGCATGGAGAAGGTAG
- a CDS encoding PilZ domain-containing protein: MKRSPPPRPPADRRAHPRVPLVVRETRCIAGMEVFFGYATNVSRGGLFINSPRVRRPGEEFEIRFGLPGLDREFSCRARVVWARPYRHDSPHPPGYGLQFLDLPEEDARRIDEWVRSQE; the protein is encoded by the coding sequence ATGAAGCGTTCCCCACCGCCCCGGCCCCCGGCCGACCGGCGGGCCCACCCCAGGGTTCCCCTGGTCGTGAGGGAGACCCGCTGCATCGCGGGCATGGAGGTGTTCTTCGGGTACGCCACCAACGTGAGCCGGGGGGGGCTGTTCATCAACTCCCCGCGGGTGCGGCGGCCCGGCGAGGAGTTCGAGATCCGTTTCGGGCTGCCCGGCCTCGACCGGGAGTTCTCGTGCCGGGCCCGGGTGGTGTGGGCCCGGCCCTACCGCCACGACTCCCCCCATCCTCCGGGGTACGGCCTGCAGTTCCTGGACCTGCCCGAGGAGGACGCCCGCCGGATCGACGAGTGGGTGAGGTCACAGGAATAG
- the serA gene encoding phosphoglycerate dehydrogenase, which yields MPDTFRVLVTCSLGQAALDRFTEEPGFMVRVESINDPQTLARAVPGFHAVIVRSNVRVTREVLEAGTDLRVVGRAGIGVDNIDMDAATRLGVAVVNAPGGNVVTTAEHALTLLMSAARKVPQACAALKAGRWEKKRFVGRELRGKTLGIVGVGRIGSVVAELARGIRMRVVAYDPYLTEERAAQLGVEKVDLDRLLAEADAITVHTPLTPDTRGLLGDEAFAKVKPGVIVVNCARGGIVDEDALDRAIAGGRVSAAALDVFEQEPPPPKSLYGRDEVVVTPHLGASTVEAQESVALEVAENVISFLRTGVAPNALNAPSVPSETLTRLGPYLDLARRLGLFLAQAVPEPVDRVEVAVQGQASGQGADLVTAAALVGLLSPALETRVNLVNAPAVARERGVRVSTRVTAEAGDFSDLVAITVAGPSGEHRVEGTLFGKHEPRLVRFNDYRLDALPRGTLILIYNRDVPGVIGKIGTCLGDQGVNIAGMYNGRSAPGGTAISMVNIDGTAGPEVLEALAGLPDILEVRQLFL from the coding sequence ATGCCCGACACCTTCCGCGTGCTCGTGACCTGCTCGTTGGGCCAGGCGGCCCTGGACCGGTTCACCGAGGAACCCGGCTTCATGGTCCGGGTCGAGAGCATCAACGATCCCCAGACCCTGGCGCGGGCCGTGCCCGGGTTCCACGCCGTGATCGTGCGGAGCAACGTCCGGGTGACCCGGGAGGTGCTCGAGGCCGGAACCGACCTACGGGTGGTGGGTCGGGCCGGCATCGGGGTCGACAACATCGACATGGACGCGGCCACCCGCCTGGGGGTGGCGGTGGTGAACGCCCCGGGCGGCAACGTGGTCACCACGGCCGAGCACGCCCTGACCCTCCTGATGAGCGCGGCCCGCAAGGTGCCCCAGGCCTGCGCGGCCCTGAAGGCGGGCCGTTGGGAGAAGAAGCGGTTCGTGGGCCGGGAGCTGCGGGGCAAGACCCTGGGGATCGTGGGCGTGGGCCGGATCGGCTCGGTGGTGGCCGAGCTGGCCCGGGGCATCCGGATGCGGGTGGTCGCCTACGATCCCTATCTGACCGAGGAGCGGGCGGCCCAGCTCGGGGTGGAGAAGGTGGATCTGGACCGGCTCCTCGCCGAGGCGGACGCGATCACCGTGCACACCCCGCTCACGCCCGACACCCGGGGGCTGTTGGGAGACGAGGCGTTTGCCAAGGTCAAGCCCGGGGTGATCGTGGTCAACTGCGCCCGGGGGGGCATCGTGGACGAGGACGCCCTGGACCGGGCCATCGCCGGGGGCCGGGTGTCGGCCGCCGCCCTGGACGTGTTCGAGCAGGAGCCGCCGCCCCCGAAGTCCCTCTACGGCCGGGACGAGGTGGTGGTCACCCCCCACCTGGGCGCCTCCACGGTCGAGGCCCAGGAGAGCGTCGCCCTGGAGGTGGCCGAGAACGTGATCTCGTTCCTGCGCACCGGCGTGGCGCCCAACGCGCTGAACGCCCCCAGCGTGCCCTCCGAGACCCTGACCCGGCTCGGTCCGTACCTGGACCTGGCCCGCAGGCTGGGGCTGTTCCTGGCCCAGGCCGTGCCCGAACCCGTGGACCGGGTGGAGGTGGCGGTGCAGGGCCAGGCCTCGGGCCAGGGGGCCGACCTGGTGACGGCCGCCGCCCTGGTGGGGCTGCTCTCCCCGGCCCTGGAGACCCGGGTGAACCTAGTGAACGCCCCGGCCGTGGCCCGGGAGCGGGGCGTGCGGGTCTCCACCCGGGTCACGGCCGAGGCCGGGGACTTCAGCGACCTGGTGGCGATCACCGTGGCCGGCCCCTCGGGGGAGCACCGGGTCGAGGGCACCCTGTTCGGCAAGCACGAGCCCCGGCTGGTGCGGTTCAATGACTACCGGCTCGACGCCCTGCCCCGGGGCACCCTGATCCTGATCTACAACCGGGACGTGCCCGGGGTCATCGGGAAGATCGGCACCTGCCTGGGGGATCAGGGGGTGAACATCGCCGGCATGTACAACGGCCGATCCGCGCCCGGCGGCACCGCGATCAGCATGGTGAACATCGACGGCACGGCCGGCCCCGAGGTACTCGAGGCCCTGGCGGGCCTGCCCGACATCCTGGAGGTGCGGCAGCTATTCCTGTGA
- a CDS encoding CheR family methyltransferase — MEPRSPPILDAASFRAVAELVFEHTGIRLAPGKEYFVVSRLGKLLRDTGCSRWEDLPDAILRAGTRAREGLVQAVLTLETSFFRDGRPFQALHEVLVPELARGGPVPYPLRIWSAGCSTGQEPYSIVMCLADLLDRGRIRLDLLATDLSPVALERARQGVYDPWELERGLDEGHRARYFEPLDRGRARIRADVRRWVRFRRHNLVAGPPPETGFDVVFCRNVGIYFGPETLERLHRNLTAALRPGGVLVLGAGETVSPELTGFRPEYPCRTLVYRYTAEDLP, encoded by the coding sequence ATGGAGCCCCGATCGCCCCCGATCCTGGATGCCGCCTCGTTTCGGGCGGTGGCGGAGTTGGTGTTCGAGCACACCGGCATCCGCCTGGCGCCGGGCAAGGAGTACTTCGTGGTGTCCCGGCTGGGGAAGCTTCTGCGGGACACCGGATGCTCCCGGTGGGAGGACCTGCCGGACGCGATCCTACGGGCCGGCACCCGGGCCCGGGAGGGGTTGGTCCAGGCGGTGCTCACGCTGGAGACCTCGTTCTTCCGGGACGGCCGGCCGTTCCAGGCCCTGCACGAGGTCCTCGTTCCGGAGCTGGCCCGGGGCGGGCCCGTACCCTACCCCCTGCGGATTTGGAGCGCGGGGTGCAGCACGGGGCAAGAGCCCTACAGCATCGTCATGTGCCTGGCAGACCTCTTGGACCGGGGCCGGATCCGGTTGGACCTGCTGGCCACGGACCTGAGCCCCGTGGCTCTGGAGCGGGCCCGCCAGGGGGTGTACGACCCGTGGGAGCTGGAGCGGGGCCTCGACGAAGGGCACCGGGCGCGGTATTTTGAGCCCCTCGACCGCGGCCGGGCCCGCATCCGGGCCGACGTGCGGCGCTGGGTCCGGTTCCGGCGGCACAACCTGGTCGCCGGGCCCCCGCCGGAGACCGGGTTCGACGTGGTGTTCTGCCGCAACGTGGGCATCTACTTCGGCCCGGAGACCCTGGAGCGGCTCCACCGCAACCTGACGGCCGCGCTCCGGCCGGGTGGGGTCCTGGTGCTGGGGGCCGGGGAGACCGTGTCGCCGGAGCTCACGGGGTTCCGCCCGGAGTACCCCTGCCGGACCCTGGTGTACCGGTACACAGCGGAGGACCTCCCATGA
- a CDS encoding tetratricopeptide repeat protein: MTRWLGLIAGMWAAVAMAADPYGTGVEAFRRGDLAGALEAFRSAARDAPDNLAVTFALAQTCQALFERTGLYYQEGRDAYDRVIRGLDPRTPPDSPFQMARLFLGTLLVRGGEYDRAVEVLQGFLEAKPDYWAREEVWNTLGVAHYYRNDYREAVRAFERALKVDPEFGPARFNLRSVFTRLSLFDIAMANRRAGRLSLALGDLDRLLRLAPRFHEARLQKALVLRDLDRPDEALAEARRALSGDPPPRVAFELNDLVGDLLAARGDRAGAVAAYRRCLRIFPGYVQVVEKIDRLERREGGEEPPAAAAPPARTATPVAEFPM; encoded by the coding sequence TTGACTCGGTGGTTGGGGCTCATCGCGGGAATGTGGGCGGCCGTGGCGATGGCGGCCGACCCCTACGGCACGGGGGTGGAGGCGTTTCGGCGGGGGGATCTGGCGGGGGCGCTGGAGGCGTTCCGGTCCGCCGCCCGGGACGCCCCCGACAACCTTGCAGTGACGTTCGCCCTGGCCCAGACCTGCCAGGCCTTGTTCGAGCGCACGGGCCTGTACTACCAGGAGGGCCGGGACGCCTACGACCGGGTGATCCGGGGGCTGGACCCCCGCACGCCCCCCGACAGCCCGTTTCAGATGGCCCGCCTGTTCCTGGGCACCCTGCTGGTGCGTGGGGGGGAGTATGATCGGGCGGTGGAGGTGCTGCAGGGGTTCCTCGAGGCCAAGCCGGACTACTGGGCCCGGGAGGAGGTGTGGAACACCCTGGGCGTGGCCCACTACTACCGCAACGACTACCGGGAGGCGGTGCGGGCGTTCGAGCGCGCCCTGAAGGTCGACCCGGAGTTCGGCCCGGCCCGGTTCAACCTGCGCAGCGTGTTCACCCGGCTGTCGCTGTTCGACATCGCCATGGCGAACCGGCGGGCGGGCCGGCTGAGCCTGGCCCTGGGCGACCTGGACCGGCTGCTGCGGCTCGCCCCCCGGTTCCATGAGGCCCGGCTGCAGAAGGCATTGGTCCTGCGGGACCTGGACCGACCGGACGAGGCCCTGGCCGAGGCCCGGCGGGCCCTCTCCGGGGATCCCCCGCCCCGGGTGGCGTTCGAGCTCAACGATCTGGTGGGCGACCTGCTGGCGGCCCGGGGCGATCGGGCCGGGGCGGTGGCCGCCTACCGGCGGTGCCTCAGGATCTTTCCCGGCTACGTACAGGTGGTGGAGAAGATCGATCGCCTGGAACGCCGGGAGGGCGGGGAGGAGCCCCCGGCGGCCGCGGCGCCGCCGGCCCGGACGGCCACGCCGGTGGCCGAGTTTCCCATGTGA
- a CDS encoding CvpA family protein encodes MNPFDLFVLVLAGLLLLAGIWKGAVRQIAGFAGVILGAGAALRYHGELARLIPWGAPATRELIAFSALLVGAIAAAFLVGWAISRLLGAACLGWLDRTLGAALGLVKAIVVAATVGYFLAALLPARSTLIRRSVTLPYALRAAETALELLPPTYRRPVREGRQALRRLGRGI; translated from the coding sequence ATGAACCCCTTTGACCTGTTCGTGCTCGTGTTGGCCGGCCTGCTCCTGCTGGCCGGGATCTGGAAGGGCGCCGTGCGCCAGATCGCGGGCTTCGCCGGGGTGATCCTGGGCGCCGGGGCCGCGCTTCGCTACCACGGGGAGCTGGCCCGCCTGATCCCCTGGGGCGCGCCGGCTACCCGGGAGCTGATCGCGTTCTCGGCGCTTCTGGTGGGGGCGATCGCGGCGGCGTTCCTGGTGGGGTGGGCGATCTCCCGGCTCCTGGGCGCCGCCTGCCTGGGGTGGCTAGACCGGACCCTGGGTGCGGCCCTGGGGCTCGTGAAGGCGATCGTGGTGGCAGCGACCGTCGGGTACTTCCTGGCCGCGCTCCTGCCGGCCCGTTCGACCCTGATCCGGCGCTCGGTGACCCTGCCCTATGCCCTGCGGGCCGCCGAAACCGCCCTGGAGCTCCTACCCCCAACCTACCGCAGGCCCGTGCGCGAAGGACGGCAGGCCCTTCGCCGGTTGGGCCGGGGGATCTGA
- the trkA gene encoding Trk system potassium transporter TrkA codes for MRVIVVGAGEVGFHTAERLALEGHDVVVVEHSRQALRSVEERLNVMALEGNGAEARVLEEAGIGACGLFIAVTDVDEVNLVACLLAKEYGVPVKIARVRSVAYTGRGAVLNAEKLGIELLINPLEAVAQDLINIASHAAAVEVAEFAGGRILFVGYPITPDSPVAGLTLAEIGELRTMYPFVVAAITRHGRTLIPRGDDRVEPDDHVFLVLRREDLAAVRYMFGLEKRQTRRIFVFGGGAVGQRVAEHFEQNRAEVTLVEPNRARCEELARRATRATVINADITEVDVLLSEGIGKADVVVATTPNEEKNILASLLAKRHGARRALCVVDRPAYVGLVPSLGIDACISPRLSTASAILKYVRRGGVLNMATVEENQAEVLELRIPEAFAWARRPLREIPFPDGAIVGAALRGDQAFIPTGDTTLDPGDRIVVFALPEAVVAVEDFFGTS; via the coding sequence GTGCGCGTGATCGTGGTGGGCGCGGGCGAGGTGGGGTTCCACACCGCCGAGCGCCTGGCCCTCGAGGGCCACGACGTGGTGGTAGTGGAGCACAGCCGCCAGGCCCTGCGCTCCGTGGAGGAGCGGCTGAACGTCATGGCCCTCGAGGGCAACGGCGCCGAGGCCCGGGTGCTGGAGGAGGCCGGCATCGGGGCGTGCGGCCTGTTCATCGCGGTCACCGACGTGGACGAGGTGAACCTCGTGGCCTGCCTCCTGGCCAAGGAGTACGGGGTGCCGGTGAAGATCGCCCGGGTGCGCTCGGTGGCGTACACCGGCCGGGGCGCGGTGCTCAACGCCGAGAAGCTCGGGATCGAGCTCCTGATCAACCCACTGGAGGCCGTGGCCCAGGACCTGATCAACATCGCCAGCCACGCCGCCGCCGTGGAGGTGGCCGAGTTCGCGGGGGGCCGGATCCTGTTCGTGGGGTACCCCATCACCCCCGACAGCCCGGTGGCCGGCCTCACCCTGGCCGAGATCGGGGAGCTGCGCACCATGTACCCGTTCGTGGTGGCCGCCATCACCCGCCACGGCCGCACCTTGATCCCCCGGGGCGACGACCGGGTGGAGCCCGACGACCACGTGTTTCTGGTGCTCCGGCGGGAGGACCTGGCCGCGGTGCGCTACATGTTCGGCCTGGAGAAGCGCCAGACCCGGCGGATCTTCGTGTTCGGCGGCGGGGCGGTGGGCCAGCGGGTGGCCGAGCACTTCGAGCAAAACCGGGCCGAAGTGACCCTGGTGGAGCCCAACCGGGCCCGGTGCGAGGAGCTCGCCCGCCGAGCCACCCGGGCCACCGTGATCAACGCGGACATCACCGAGGTGGACGTGCTCCTTTCGGAGGGCATCGGCAAGGCCGACGTGGTGGTGGCCACCACCCCCAACGAGGAGAAGAACATCCTGGCCTCCCTGCTGGCCAAGCGCCACGGCGCCCGCCGGGCCCTGTGCGTGGTGGACCGGCCGGCCTACGTGGGGCTGGTGCCGAGCCTGGGCATCGACGCCTGCATCAGCCCCCGACTCTCCACGGCCAGCGCCATCCTCAAGTACGTGCGCCGGGGTGGGGTGCTCAACATGGCCACCGTGGAGGAGAACCAGGCCGAGGTGCTCGAGCTGCGCATCCCCGAGGCGTTCGCCTGGGCCCGCCGACCCCTGCGGGAGATCCCGTTCCCCGACGGCGCCATCGTGGGCGCCGCCCTGCGGGGCGACCAGGCGTTCATCCCCACCGGCGACACCACCCTGGATCCCGGGGACCGCATCGTGGTGTTCGCCCTGCCCGAGGCGGTGGTGGCGGTGGAAGACTTCTTCGGCACGTCATGA